DNA sequence from the Alteribacter lacisalsi genome:
TGCTTCATTTTTTAAGGATTCCTTTTCCGTTTCCGGAAGAGACGTGTACCAGGTTTTGTACCTTCCGGCGTGGGGTCTTGTCTGCCATCCGGCAAGCCACTGGGAGCCGGATCGTACGGTGTGTGCTTCTCTGAGCAGCGGTTCCGGCAGCGGAACAGGAATATGATGAGCACACTCGGATCGCAGGTCTTCAAAGAGCGCGCGTTCTCCTAAGCTATTCGGAATGTAAAACGAAGGACGGGCCGTTTCTTTATCCCAGAGGGAGGTAAGGTGTTTTTTTCTCAGGGGCAGGTAGCGCTTCTCTGTTAAGTCGCGGATCGTGAGCCTGAGCACGTTCAATGTGTGAAGGGGGTGGTCGGCTGCAATCGGTTCCGGGTTCTCATTTCTGATCAGCTCCCCGCTGATTGTCCTGGCCTGTTCGAGGCAGCGTTGCGGGTCGATGTTGTGATTGAGCAGTCGTTCGGTCAGACGTGGCACGGCTTTTCCCCCATTCAAGTGATTAGTCTTTATTTTACAGGGTTTGGACAAGGCGGACAAACAAAAATAATTGAAATTGGACGCGGAAAAGTCATTCTTTTTTCTCTGCCGCGACATAGGATAACAGTAAGAAAATCGAAAGGAGCGTGGTCATGGAAGATTTTCGGTTCAAGGCCGAGTTTCAGGATCTTTTCGTTCGTATTTCTAAACCGATGCTTAAAACGTTCATTCATAAATTGCTTCAAGCGGATTTTCGCCTGACGTGGCGTTATGAAGAGGAGACGGTAGAGCTTCTTATAAAAAATGACCAGGGACAAGCGATGATTCCGATTCGAAAGCAGGAAAATGAAGGAACTGCGATCGTCATGGAGGAGCTGCAGGTGGATCTTGAGGAAGTGGCTATACTTCTGGAAGAGTTGATCACGGAAGGAAAAGGTCGCGGCATTGTAAAAACGGAAACTGATGGCTGGATTTATGTGAGCTGCTTTGATAACGGGAAAATTGTATCAGTAATGAAAATTGGTGGAGGTGAAAGGGAAATGAGTTCTTACAGAACGATTAGAAGAAGACAAGGTTACAAACGTGAGGTGGATCCTGAAGTGATGGATTATGTACTTGGTGCGGAAATTGATTATTCTCTTATGGAGCTTTTTGAAGCGATGGAGGCAAATGATGCTGAGAAGTGCGGAGAGTTAAAAGAGAAGCTGAGAACCCTGGCGGAGCAGCGTAACGAACTTCACCAAGAAGACTAAGAGCCGACTAGCGATCCTGATCCGCTATGCGCGGATTTCTTTTTGCCCGCTGACTAGATGAAGAACTGAACATAGAAAAGGATTGGGGCCCTGATATAAAAATGCGAGACAGGGCGCGTGAAAAAGACGTGGACAAGCTCCTGAGGGGCTTTTTTTGTGCGAAGAGGCAATATGGGAATTTCACATTGTATTTACATAATTTCCTTGTATAAATGTGCTACTATTCAGATAGATGGGAAAAGAGAAAGCCGGGGGGAATTGCAGGATGGGGAAACTTGTCACGAAATCAGGAAGAAAGCGGGTCTGGACGAAGAAAGGGATCTTTGGAACCGCGGGGCTTGGTGCTGTGCTGATCTATGGGGTCTTTTTTGTATACGGTCTTTTCATGCCGCTTCCTGAAGGGGTGTCCTATGAAGGCGGTGTTCATACAGGTGAAGCGGAGTTTCTGGCAGACCATACGTTTGCAGGTGAGGATGGGGCCGAGCACGACCACGTCATTTTTGACAAAATTCATACGATGATCGACGAAGCTGAGCAGTTTATCCTGATCGATATGTTTCTTTTTAATGATGAATACGATCGTGCTTCTGAGTTTCCAGAGGTTTCAGGAAGCCTGATTGAAGCACTGACTGAGAAAAAGGAAGCGAATCCAGATATGGAAATTATCGTGATCACGGATCCAATCAATACGTTTTACGGGTCCTACGAATCAGAAGGTTTTGCTGCACTGGAGGAAGCCGGTGTCCGAGTGGTGATGACGGATCTGACTGATCTGAGAGATTCGAACCCTGTTTTCAGTGCATTCTGGCGTGCAGTCCCTCAGTGGCTTGGGAATAAAGAAGGTGGAGGCTGGCTTCCGAATCCTTTCAGCCCGGACAGCCCGGACGGCACGGTCCGTTCATATTTAAAACTGCTCAATTTTAAAGCGAATCACCGTAAGGTCGTTGTCACAGAGCAGGAGGGTATGGTGACCTCAGCCAACCCCCATGATGCCAGCGGACTCCACTCGAATGTGGCAATGGTGATAAACGGTCCTGTTCTCCAGGATCTCGTGGAATCTGAAAAAGCGGTTGCCCTGATGTCCGGGGCCGATGAAGAGTGGTTTGCAGGGTTTGAGATTGACGAGCGTGACGTGGCAGATGAAGGATCCGGCGACCAGATTCAACTCGTAACCGAGGGGAAAATAAAGAAACATCTGTTGGACGAAATGGCCCTGGCAGGTGAGGGGGATACCGTTTATCTTGGTGCCTTTTATCTATCAGAACGTGATGTGATTCAGGGGCTTCTGGATGCCGGCAGCCGAGGCGCCGACGTACGGGTGATCCTTGATGCAAACAAAGATGCCTTTGGAAGAGAGAAAAATGGTGTGCCGAACAGACCCGTTGCCCATGAACTGATTGCGGAGTGGGAATCAGGTGTCGAGGTGCGATGGTACAATACGAGCGGGGAACAGTATCATACAAAGATGGTGCTCGTGGACCGTGGGGAAGAGGCGGCTGTTATTGCAGGGTCTGCAAATTTTACGAGACGTAATCTGGATGATTTGAATCTTGAGACAAACGTGAAGATTACCGGCGGGGAAAATTCCGAAACACTCGCGGATGTGCGGGCTTACTTTGACCGTCTCTGGTTTAATGAAGGAGCCGAGTACACTCACGATTATAACGCTTATAAAGATTCCGCAAGAACGAGCCGCTGGCTGTACCGCTTTCAGGAGTGGAGCGGACTTTCGACGTTTTAGGTCGGGGCATCTGAAGCCCGGAGGCAAAGGGCTCACCGCTGGAGTCACCGCCATTTGTCTCCTGATAAATATGGTCAATAGCCACAATCCAAACGAACATAGCCACTTAAACAATCAATAAAGCCTAAAAAAATGGCTCTCACAAAGTGAGTGCCATTTTCTTTGGCAGGGCCTGGTCCCGCTCTCCTCTTTCCACGACTTTATTGATGGTCTTCCTGTTCATTTACTTTCTTCTTCAGATCCTCCAGCTCTTCGAGAAGCTCCAGAATGTACGCGTCGTTTCTCTGCATTTCCTCATTCAGAAGAGTAATGGTTTCCTCCTCCCAGAGAAACGGATTTCCGTTGTCCGGCGTAAGCGGGAGGTCTTTGTAAACGTCGCCATTTTCATCGTTGTCGGGAGTGAAGTATATGACAGCTTCACAGCCGGTGTCTCCTGCTGCAATCCGCTTTCTGAGGGAGACTTCAGCGAAGCCGAACTGGCGCGAGGCAATGCCTCCGAACACACTTGATGTCATATTGCACAGGTGCGGAGCCTCTTTGACAGCATCGCCAAACGGACAGCCTGAGGCTTTAACGAGCACATGATCCGGCTGGACGTCTGCAATGTAGAAGTGACCTCCGATGGCATTCTTTATGTCTACAATCACCTGGGCATATTTATCCACTGTCCAGGGCGAGCGCTGCTCGTCGTGGTAAAAGCGCTCAAGCCATTCTCCCGTGCGGATTCCGATCTGCTGAATGTAAGCTTCGGCTCTGGGCCCGGAAGTTTTTTTATGAAGGGCAGCGTACTGGGTAATCAGCTGGGCGAGAAAGACGTGACCTGTCAGCGTGCCGGGATGCTGTGTGCTTTCCATCGCTCTTCACCTCTCTACTTTACAGATTGGCATAAATTATTAATGAATTTCAGTATTCATTCCATTATATACGCTGCAGACCTCCGCGCCAATAAAAACCGCCATCTCTTATTAGGGAGATGGCGGTTTTGTATCAGCTTTCTTTTCTGGCTGAACGTCGTTTCAGTACCATGTAAAAAGCAGGCACGAGGACGACGGTGAACACGGCAGAGAAGAGCAGTCCGGAAATTATTGATATGGAAAGCGGGACGAAAAGCACATCGCCGCTGAACGCCACCGGCAGCAGAGCTGCTATGGCGGTAATGGCAGTGAGAAGAATTGGCCGTAACCGGACGTTACCCGCATTCACAACCGCGTCCTCAAGAGGCACTCCCGCCCGTCGGCGCTGTTCAATGAACTCCACGAGAACGATTGAGTTCCTTACTACGATACCGGAGAGGGAGACGATCCCCATCATAGCCATAAAGCCGAGTCCGGTCTGGGTAATAAACAGGCCGATAATCGCGCCTGTTATCGCAAGAAATACTGTGCTCATAATAAGGAACGGCATGAGCAGGGAGTAGAACTGAATAGCCATCACAATGTAAATCAGAAAGATCACGACCAGGAAGAGCGTAGCAAGCTCGACGAAAAAGTCATCGCGGTCCTCTGTTTCACCGCCGATACTGATTGTATAGTCATTATCGAAACCGCTTGCTGTGACTGTATCCTCTACGTAGGATTCGATCTGTTCTTCCAGGTCCTGCTGCCCATCATCGGAAGGAAATACGCGCACAGTGATCGTCCGGTCGCCGTTTTCCCGCGCGATGAGCGGTGTCTGTTCAGTCCGGGTTTCGCTAACCAGATCCTCGAGTGAGATCAGGTCAGGTGCACCGCCGTCCCCGCTCGCCTGACTCGGAATCACAAAATCATCGAGTACGAGTTCATCATTATCACCATTAACAATCAGCTGCATCGGAATGCTTGATGTACCGTCATCAAAATCCTCCAGAGGGATTCCTTCGGTGGCAAGGCCGATCTGCTCACTGATCTGGTTTAATGTAATCCCGTTTTCCTCCATCAGTTCCCGATCCGGCTCGTAGAGAACCACGGGACGGTCGTCACCGAGATCATCGAC
Encoded proteins:
- a CDS encoding phospholipase D family protein; the protein is MGKLVTKSGRKRVWTKKGIFGTAGLGAVLIYGVFFVYGLFMPLPEGVSYEGGVHTGEAEFLADHTFAGEDGAEHDHVIFDKIHTMIDEAEQFILIDMFLFNDEYDRASEFPEVSGSLIEALTEKKEANPDMEIIVITDPINTFYGSYESEGFAALEEAGVRVVMTDLTDLRDSNPVFSAFWRAVPQWLGNKEGGGWLPNPFSPDSPDGTVRSYLKLLNFKANHRKVVVTEQEGMVTSANPHDASGLHSNVAMVINGPVLQDLVESEKAVALMSGADEEWFAGFEIDERDVADEGSGDQIQLVTEGKIKKHLLDEMALAGEGDTVYLGAFYLSERDVIQGLLDAGSRGADVRVILDANKDAFGREKNGVPNRPVAHELIAEWESGVEVRWYNTSGEQYHTKMVLVDRGEEAAVIAGSANFTRRNLDDLNLETNVKITGGENSETLADVRAYFDRLWFNEGAEYTHDYNAYKDSARTSRWLYRFQEWSGLSTF
- a CDS encoding methanogen output domain 1-containing protein, translated to MESTQHPGTLTGHVFLAQLITQYAALHKKTSGPRAEAYIQQIGIRTGEWLERFYHDEQRSPWTVDKYAQVIVDIKNAIGGHFYIADVQPDHVLVKASGCPFGDAVKEAPHLCNMTSSVFGGIASRQFGFAEVSLRKRIAAGDTGCEAVIYFTPDNDENGDVYKDLPLTPDNGNPFLWEEETITLLNEEMQRNDAYILELLEELEDLKKKVNEQEDHQ